GAATCACGGCTATACCCCACTCATCGTAGTGATGAACAAAGCAAAATTTGATGGCTTAAGCCCTGAATTGCAGCAAGCAATGGTTGAATCTGCACAAGAAGCAGGTAAATACCAACGCCAACTCAACCTAGAAAATGAAAAAGGCATTCTAGAGAAATTACAAAAAGCAGGTATTCAAATTATCGAAAAAGTGGATAACCAACCCTTTAAAGCGATTATTGAAAAAGACGTGCGGAAAGCCTTCATTGAGAAAAACGGCGATGAGCTCGTCAAACAAATTGATGCATTAGCGAAGTAATCTCACGACAAGCGGTGAGATCGCAAACGAGATTTGCAAAATATTGCAAGAATCTGACCGCTTGTTTGCTCTCCTCATTCACAAGGAGGAAACCATGGCAACACAACAGCCTATTTTACGTTTGCAACATATTGTTAAAAAATTTGGCTCACATATTGCCGTAAACGACGTGAGCTTAGATATTTTTTCAGGAGAAATTGTCGCCCTGTTAGGTGAAAATGGGGCAGGAAAATCCACGCTGATCAAAATTCTTGCTGGCATTTATGAACGTGATGAAGGCGATATTCGGTTTCACGATCACAAAGTCCACTCTGCCCTTTCTCTTGAAAAAGGCACCAAAAAACCGATCGCGTTTATCCACCAAGATCTTGGCTTAATTGAATGGATGACCATTGCGGAAAATATGGCATTTGTGATGGGATTCCCACGTCGCTTTGGGCTCATTGATTGGAAAGAGATCCGTCGGCAAGCACAACAAGCCCTTGATTTTGTCGGTATTCAGCTTTCCGCAGATACCCGAGTGTTCGATTTAAGCCGCACAGAAAAAGCTTTGCTGGCAATTGCCCGAGCTATTGCTGTCAATGCCGAAATTCTAGTCTTAGATGAACCTACCGCTTCACTTCCCGCCAGCGATGTTGAACATCTGTTTACTGTTCTCAACCGTTTACGTGATCAAGGCGTTGGAATGATTTACGTCACTCACCGTTTAGATGAAGTCATTGCGATTTCAGACCGCATTCTAGTGATGCGAGACGGTTTCCCTGTCGCCGAAGGCGATACCAAAGATTACGATGTGAAAGGGTTGGTTAAAGCCATTGTTGGCGAAGAAAGCCGAGGTAAACAACGGATTCCACTGCCTAAAAACACGCCTGAAATACTTTCACTCGACCACGTTGTTGTGGGTGATACGGGACCTGTTTCCTTCACTTTACATAAAGGTGAAATGTTAGCACTTGCAGGTTTGCGTGGGGCAGGACAAGAAGAAATCGGACGTTTACTGTTTGGGCTACGTCATCTCGACCACGGCAAGATGCAATTAGCAAATCAACCTTACCTTGCTCACTCCCCCCAAGAAGCGATTCAAAAAGGCGTTGCTTTAGTGGCTGGTGATCGAACGCGTGAAAGTTTGGTGATGTCGATGACTACCACCGAAAACCTATTCATTAACCCTGTGCTAAGCGGTCACTCACCGCTGAAATGGTATAGCCGACGTGAGGAATGGGGTGAAAGTTGGTTCAAATTCCAGCTGTTCGATATCCGTCCTAAAAATCTGTTTATTGATGTCAGTGCCTTATCTGGCGGTAACCAACAAAAGATTGTGGTCGCTCGTTGGATGCACTTAAACACCCCAATTCTGATTTTGGAAGATCCCACTGCGGGCGTGGATGTCGGGGCTCGAGCAGAGATTTATGATCTGTTAAATAAAGCCTTGCAACAAGGCGTCGCTATTATTGTGATTTCAACGGATTTCGAAGAAATTGCTCACCTCTGTAACCGTGCCTTGGTGTTTAACCGTGGCGATATCGCAGGGGAATTACGCAATGAGCAAGTTACATTTGCCAATTTGTTAGCTCTTGCTTCAGATAGTCAATCAAAACAAGCGGTATGATTTACCGATAAATTTGCAAAATTTTATGCGGAACTGACCGCTTGTCATAGGAGTAATTTATGGCTCAAACGAATATTAAATCGACGGCACTTGAACAGCCAGTCTCTATTGCTCGAGATGGCTTTATGGCTTGGTTTTCACAAATGCTCACTCGCTATGGTTTATTGTGGCTTTGTGTGCTGCTCGTGATTATTTTCTCACTCACAACGGATTCATTCGCTTCAATGCTGACATTGAATGCAATTTTAGAAAGTAAATCCAAAATCGCATTACTTGCCTTAGCGGCAACGACGACGATGATTGTCGGCAAAATCGACTTGAATGTCGGTTTCGGGATCGTGCTATGGCATATCTTAGTGATCACTCTCCAAGTACAGTACGGCTTTTCATGGCAGATGGCGATTCTCACCGTACTCCTCATCGCCGCACTTTATGGATTACTTAATGGCATCTTAGTTGCCCTTGCGGATATTGATAGCTTCGTTGCCACGCTAGGTTCGGGTACCGTGCTATATGCAGTGGCTCTGTGGCACTCTGGTGGTCGTCAAATCGTGGGGGATTTACCCGATGAATTTATTGCTTTAAACAGTACTGAAATTTTTGGCATTCCTATTTCGGCGTTCTATGTTTTGGCGGTGGCAATTGTGCTTTGGCTAGTGACTGAACACACCCCAACAGGACGCTGTATGTATGCCGTAGGGGGCAACCCAACGGCAGCACGTTTAAATGGTATTAACATCAAGAAATACACCATTGTGCCATTTATGGTATCGAGCGTTATCACCGCATTCACTGGCGTGTTGATCTCGGCACAACAAGGTGTTGGACAAGCAAGCGTGGGGATGGATTACCTGTTACCCGCTCTTGTTGGTGCATTCCTAGGCAGTACCACTATTCGTCCTGGACGAATCAATGTGTGGGGAACTGTTGTTGGAATAGCCATTCTCGCTATCGGTATTTCAGGCATTCAACAATTTGGCGGTGCCTTCTGGGTGGAACCGTTGTTTAACGGCACCACGCTACTACTTTCCATCACGATTGCAGGCTATGCTCAACGTAAACGCCTGCTTAATCAAAAAGCTGTACAGAAAAAAGTCTCTCAATAACTGTTTTAAGGAGAACATTATGAAACGTTATTTTCGCCGTACATTAACCGCCCTCGCCGTGTTAGCAGGTTTTTCAATCACCAATACGGCATTTGCCAATGATCCATTCGTAGAAGAAGCCAAACAACGTGTTGCGGCTGCAACGGCAAAACAGGAAAAATGGGATGGCCCAACCACAGGCCCGCAATTACAGCAAAACAAAACGGTCATCTTTATCGCATCTGATATGAAAAATGGCGGCGTACTGGGTGTGATTGATGGGATGAAAGAAGCCGTGAAAAGCACAAATTGGAAATTTGATGTGCTTGATGGGGCTGGCAGTGTTAATAATCAGCTTGCTGCATTAAACCAAGCGATCGCTCGCAAACCTGATGCCATCATCATTGGCGGCTGGAACCCGAACGTTGCCAAAGTCCCTCTCAAAAAAGCGGTACAAAATGGTATTACACTCGCCGCTTGGCACGCCACACCAGAACCTGGTGCGATTGATAAATATGGTATTTTCTACAACGTCACCTCAGATTCTGATGAAATTGCCAAACTTTCCGCTATGCTTGCGGTTGCCGATTCTAATGGAAAAGCACAAGTGGTGATCTTAACTGACTCGCTCTATGAAATCGCTCTGCGTAAAGCGAATGTAATGAAAGAAACGATCGAGAAATGCAAAGCGTGCAACGTGCTTGAATTTATTGATACGCCGTTAGCGGATACCTCAAGCCGTATGCCAAGTCTCACATTCAATCTATTACAAAAATATGGCGACAATCTGCAGTACGCCCTTGCAATCAACGACTTATATTTTGACTTTATGGCACCATCATTACGTTCTGCCAATAAAGATAAACCGTTGAGCATTTCAGCAGGCGATGGTTCGGTGACAGCTTACCAACGTATTCGCAATAGCGATAAACAATTTGCGACGGTGCCAGAACCATTAAATTTACACGGTTGGCAATTAGTTGATGAGCTCAACCGAGCCTTTGCGAAAGAAAAACCATCTGGTTATGTAACACCCGCCCATCTAGTGACCAAAGAAAACGTGGCATTTGATGGCGGAGAAAATAACCTGTACGACCCGCAAAATGGTTATAAAGAAGCTTACAAAGCCATTTGGGGCGTGAAATAGTGTGAAATTGAATGCGGTAGGATTTGCAAAACTTTCAGCGGATCCTACCGCTTGTATTCGGAAAGTAAAATATGCAAGATGTAAAATTTGAAGTGTATGATGAGCGGTTTCATACTCTCGTTGGCACACAATTCCAGCTAGAGGAATTATTCGATGGTGCGATTTGGGCGGAAGGTCCTGCTTGGAACAGCCAAACACAACATTTGATCTTCAGCGATGTCAAAGCCAACAAAATGTATCAATGGAATGCCAATAAAGGGATACAATTACTGCGTTCTCCGTCCAATTTTTCCAATGGTAATGCGATAGATCTTGAAGGCAATTTACTCACTTGTGAACATGGCAGACGTGGCATTAGTCGCACCGATTCAGCAGGCAATGTTACCTTACTTGTAGAAAGTATCGATGGTAAAAAGCTGAATTCTCCTAACGATCTGGTGATTAAGTCAGACGGCACCATTTGGTTTACCGACCCGCCGTATGGCATTTTGAGTGATAATGAAGGACATAAAGCACCTAGCGAAGTGATTGGCTGCTATGTATATCGTTTTGATCCGAAAACAAACGAAATCAACATCGCCACCTTCAACACGATGCGTCCCAATGGGCTAGCATTCTCACCTGATGAAAGTCAGCTTTTTGTTGCCGATATGTCTGCCGTAGAATTTGGGCAAGATGGTTTGCACCATTTAGTTATATTCGATGTGGCAGGAAAATACCTTAAAAATCGACGAACTGTGGCTGAAATCAACCCAGGCATTCCCGATGGTTTCTGCATTAACTCACAACAGGTGATCTTCTGCAGCTGTGAAACAGGGCTTTCTGTTCTCTTAACCGACGGCACATTGCTAGGGCGATTTATTTTAGGGAAAACAACCTCCAATTGTACTTTTGGAAATGATGAAAAAACGCTATTTATTACGGCGAGTAATAGTGTTTATTGTTTAACATTGAGATAGAAATGATGAATTACTACCTAGGCATTGATTGTGGAGGCACCTTTATCAAAGGTGCATTATTTGACGAAACAGGAAAAATGATTTCTGTTGTGCGTCAAAATGTCGACGTCATTAGTGAGCAAGCGGGCTATGCAGAACGAGATATGGATCAACTTTGGGATGTGTGTGCCACAGTCATTCGTCAAGTGATCGCTAAAAGTACGCTTGATTCTAATGTAATTAAAGGGATTGGCATTTCTGCACAGGGTAAAGGGGCATTTTTGCTCGACAAACGACATCAACCATTAGGGCGGGCGATTTTATCTTCCGATCAACGCTCCATTGATATTGTTAAACAATGGCAAGAGCAAAGCATACCACAGCAGCTCTATCCGATCACAAGACAAACCTTGTGGACAGGACACCCAGTTTCTATTTTACGTTGGATAAAAGAACATCAACCAGAGCGATACGCAAAAATTGGCACGGTATTAATGTCGCATGATTACCTGCGTTTTTGCTTAACCGGTGAATTATCTTGTGAAGAAACCAATATTTCTGAATCAAACCTGTATAATATGGCAACAGGGAAATACGATGAATCACTAGCTAAATTATTAGGGATTGAAGACGTTTTCGATAAATTCCCGCCCATTATTTCACCCGACCATATTACAGGATTCGTGACACAAGATGCGGCACTGAAAACAGGATTAGCCGTAGGGACACCTGTTGTTGGAGGCTTGTTTGATGTTGTTTCTACAGCACTTTGTGCGGGTTTAGATGATGAAACAAAGCTCAATGTGGTGCTAGGAACATGGTCTGTAGTTAGTGGAATTACTGACACTATTGATTCCACGCAGCAGTTACCGTTTGTCTATGGTCGCTACGCCCAACCACATAAATATATTGTGCATGAAGCTAGCCCGACATCTTCAGGTAACTTAGAATGGTTTGTGAAACAGTGGAATCTAAACTACGATCAAATTAACCAAAGCATTGCCGCTCTCCCTGCGGCACAAAGCTCTGTGTTCTTTATTCCATTTTTGTATGGCTCTAACGCAGGTTTAGGAATGAAAGCTGGCTTTTATGGTATGCAGTCCTACCATACGCAGTCTCACTTACTGCAAGCCATTTATGAAGGTGTGTTATTCAGTTTAATGTATCATTTAGAGCGAATGTTTGTACGCTTCCCACAAGTCAATGCATTACGAATAACAGGCGGACCGACAAAATCTGATGTTTGGATGCAAATGTTGGCGGATTTAACTGGAATGCGTTTAGAAATTCCTACTACGGAAGAAACAGGCTGTTTGGGGGCGGCGTTAATGGCAATGCAAGCAGACAACATCAATCTCTGTGAGATAAATATCTTAGGTGAGCAGGTAAAACACGTTTTGCCAAATCAAGTACATTTCAAACACTATCAAGAAAAATACCAACGCTACAAAAAATTAGTCGAAATATTAAAAGCATTACACTAACTTAAATTAGGAGATCCTGTGAGAAAACATAAACTGGGCATTTACGAAAAAGCCCTTCCGAAAAATATCAGTTGGCAAGATAGACTTTCCATTGCCAAAGTCTGCGGTTTTGACTTTGTGGAAATCTCGATTGATGAGACTGATGAACGACTCGCCCGTTTAGACTGGAGCAAAAAAGAGCGTTTAAAACTCGTAAAAGCAATCATCAATACAGGCGTTACTATCCCTTCAATGTGCCTTTCGGGTCATCGCCGTTTTCCATTTGGTAGCCGTGATGAAGCCACTCGCCAAAAAGCTTATGAAATTATGGAAAAAGCCATTCAACTGGCAGTTGATCTCGGTATTCGCACCATTCAATTAGCTGGCTACGATGTCTATTACGAAGAGCAAGACGAAGGCACAATAGAGCGTTTCCAACAAGGTTTAGAATGGGCGGTTGAACTGGCGGCAAGCAATCAAGTCACCCTCGCCGTTGAGATTATGGATACTCAATTTATGAGTTCCATTTCTCGCTGGAAAAAATGGGATGAGATCATCAAATCCCCTTGGTTTACCGTCTATCCCGATTTAGGTAATCTCTCCGCCTGGAACGACAATGTTGCCGAAGAACTCAAACTTGGCATCGATAAAATTTCCGCTATTCACCTCAAAGACACTTACAAAGTCACCGAAACTTGCAAAGGCCAATTCCGTGATGTGCCATTTGGCAATGG
The nucleotide sequence above comes from Pasteurellaceae bacterium Orientalotternb1. Encoded proteins:
- a CDS encoding sugar ABC transporter ATP-binding protein — encoded protein: MATQQPILRLQHIVKKFGSHIAVNDVSLDIFSGEIVALLGENGAGKSTLIKILAGIYERDEGDIRFHDHKVHSALSLEKGTKKPIAFIHQDLGLIEWMTIAENMAFVMGFPRRFGLIDWKEIRRQAQQALDFVGIQLSADTRVFDLSRTEKALLAIARAIAVNAEILVLDEPTASLPASDVEHLFTVLNRLRDQGVGMIYVTHRLDEVIAISDRILVMRDGFPVAEGDTKDYDVKGLVKAIVGEESRGKQRIPLPKNTPEILSLDHVVVGDTGPVSFTLHKGEMLALAGLRGAGQEEIGRLLFGLRHLDHGKMQLANQPYLAHSPQEAIQKGVALVAGDRTRESLVMSMTTTENLFINPVLSGHSPLKWYSRREEWGESWFKFQLFDIRPKNLFIDVSALSGGNQQKIVVARWMHLNTPILILEDPTAGVDVGARAEIYDLLNKALQQGVAIIVISTDFEEIAHLCNRALVFNRGDIAGELRNEQVTFANLLALASDSQSKQAV
- a CDS encoding ABC transporter permease, whose protein sequence is MAQTNIKSTALEQPVSIARDGFMAWFSQMLTRYGLLWLCVLLVIIFSLTTDSFASMLTLNAILESKSKIALLALAATTTMIVGKIDLNVGFGIVLWHILVITLQVQYGFSWQMAILTVLLIAALYGLLNGILVALADIDSFVATLGSGTVLYAVALWHSGGRQIVGDLPDEFIALNSTEIFGIPISAFYVLAVAIVLWLVTEHTPTGRCMYAVGGNPTAARLNGINIKKYTIVPFMVSSVITAFTGVLISAQQGVGQASVGMDYLLPALVGAFLGSTTIRPGRINVWGTVVGIAILAIGISGIQQFGGAFWVEPLFNGTTLLLSITIAGYAQRKRLLNQKAVQKKVSQ
- a CDS encoding sugar ABC transporter substrate-binding protein → MKRYFRRTLTALAVLAGFSITNTAFANDPFVEEAKQRVAAATAKQEKWDGPTTGPQLQQNKTVIFIASDMKNGGVLGVIDGMKEAVKSTNWKFDVLDGAGSVNNQLAALNQAIARKPDAIIIGGWNPNVAKVPLKKAVQNGITLAAWHATPEPGAIDKYGIFYNVTSDSDEIAKLSAMLAVADSNGKAQVVILTDSLYEIALRKANVMKETIEKCKACNVLEFIDTPLADTSSRMPSLTFNLLQKYGDNLQYALAINDLYFDFMAPSLRSANKDKPLSISAGDGSVTAYQRIRNSDKQFATVPEPLNLHGWQLVDELNRAFAKEKPSGYVTPAHLVTKENVAFDGGENNLYDPQNGYKEAYKAIWGVK
- a CDS encoding gluconolactonase; translation: MQDVKFEVYDERFHTLVGTQFQLEELFDGAIWAEGPAWNSQTQHLIFSDVKANKMYQWNANKGIQLLRSPSNFSNGNAIDLEGNLLTCEHGRRGISRTDSAGNVTLLVESIDGKKLNSPNDLVIKSDGTIWFTDPPYGILSDNEGHKAPSEVIGCYVYRFDPKTNEINIATFNTMRPNGLAFSPDESQLFVADMSAVEFGQDGLHHLVIFDVAGKYLKNRRTVAEINPGIPDGFCINSQQVIFCSCETGLSVLLTDGTLLGRFILGKTTSNCTFGNDEKTLFITASNSVYCLTLR
- a CDS encoding carbohydrate kinase, which translates into the protein MNYYLGIDCGGTFIKGALFDETGKMISVVRQNVDVISEQAGYAERDMDQLWDVCATVIRQVIAKSTLDSNVIKGIGISAQGKGAFLLDKRHQPLGRAILSSDQRSIDIVKQWQEQSIPQQLYPITRQTLWTGHPVSILRWIKEHQPERYAKIGTVLMSHDYLRFCLTGELSCEETNISESNLYNMATGKYDESLAKLLGIEDVFDKFPPIISPDHITGFVTQDAALKTGLAVGTPVVGGLFDVVSTALCAGLDDETKLNVVLGTWSVVSGITDTIDSTQQLPFVYGRYAQPHKYIVHEASPTSSGNLEWFVKQWNLNYDQINQSIAALPAAQSSVFFIPFLYGSNAGLGMKAGFYGMQSYHTQSHLLQAIYEGVLFSLMYHLERMFVRFPQVNALRITGGPTKSDVWMQMLADLTGMRLEIPTTEETGCLGAALMAMQADNINLCEINILGEQVKHVLPNQVHFKHYQEKYQRYKKLVEILKALH
- a CDS encoding xylulose 5-phosphate 3-epimerase (L-xylulose 5-phosphate 3-epimerase activity not yet demonstrated; may be involved in the utilization of 2,3-diketo-L-gulonate); this encodes MRKHKLGIYEKALPKNISWQDRLSIAKVCGFDFVEISIDETDERLARLDWSKKERLKLVKAIINTGVTIPSMCLSGHRRFPFGSRDEATRQKAYEIMEKAIQLAVDLGIRTIQLAGYDVYYEEQDEGTIERFQQGLEWAVELAASNQVTLAVEIMDTQFMSSISRWKKWDEIIKSPWFTVYPDLGNLSAWNDNVAEELKLGIDKISAIHLKDTYKVTETCKGQFRDVPFGNGCVDFVACFQTLAELNYRGAFLIEMWTEKAEEPIAEIINARRWIEQKMQEGGFQC